The uncultured Campylobacter sp. DNA segment ATCGGCTATGGGCTTAGAAATAATCCAAATCACCCTAACTACTCAAACGAAAAAGACGTCGTAGAGACGGAGCTTCATAAGAAACTAAGCAAAAACGAAGGCGTGACTCTGGGCTATCTAGGCTATAAAGAGGGCGACGTGATGGAAAATAAAAATACGGTTACCGCGGGCAAGCACTGGCAAATCACGTTTGAGGAATTTAAAGAAGCGCTTAAGCCCTATACGCTTGATTTCTCTGCTCCGCTAATAAAAGGCGATCCGAACGAGGATTTGGAAGAATTTAAGAAAAAACTAAAGCAGCTAGCCGACTGGTACATCGAAAAAGGTAGAAAAGTAGTGAGCTTTTGGACTATGGGCTTTAACCAGCACCAACGCGGCACTTGGGTAAACGAGCAAGCCTATATGGTGCATATGCTACTTGGCAAACACGCAAAACCTGGTGAGGGCGCTTTCTCGCTAACCGGACAACCAAGCGCCTGCGGAACGGCGCGCGAGGTCGGTACTTTCGTCCACCGCTTGCCTGCGGATATGGTCGTAGATAACGCCGAACACCGCGAAATAAGCGAGAAAATTTGGAAACTGCCTAAAAACACGCTAAATCCGAAAGTCGCCTCCCACTACGTAAAAATGATGCGCGATATGGAAGACGGAAAGATGAAATGGGCGTGGGTGCAGGTAAATAACCCGTGGCAAAACACCGCAAACGCAAACCACTGGATAAAAGCCGCTCGCGAGATGGATAACTTTATCATCGTCTCAGACCCGTATCCGGGCATCTCGGCTAAGGTTGCCGATCTAATCTTGCCTACCGCGATGATTTACGAAAAATGGGGCGCGTACGGTAATGCCGAGCGCCGAACGCAACACTGGCGTCAGCAAGTGCTTCCTGTAGGCGAAGCGATGAGCGATACTTGGCAAATGCTGGAATTTGCTAAACGCTTTAAGCTAAAAGAGGTTTGGGGCGAACAAAAAGTGGACGATAAGCTAACGCTTCCAAGCGTGCTAGACGAGGCAAAAGCCATGGGTTATAGCGAAGAAGATACGCTATTTGATGTGCTTTTTGCAAACGAAGAGGCTAAGAGCTATCCTGCAAAAGACGCGATAATGGAAGATTTTGATAACTCTGAAGTTTTCGGCGACAGCAGAAAAGTAGTCGGCTCAGACGGCAAGGTATTTGAGGGTTACGGATTTTTCGTTCAAAAATATCTTTGGGAAGACTACCGCAAATTTGGCTCCGGTCACGGACACGATCTGGCGGACTTTGATACCTATCACAAAGTGCGCGGGCTAAGGTGGCCCGTCGTAGACGGTAAAGAAACTCAGTGGAGATTTAACGCCAAATACGATCCGTACGCGAAGAAATTTGCCGAAGACGGCAAGCAGTTTGCATTCTACGGCAATAAAAAAGCCAAGTTGCAAAAAGGCGATTTGACCAAAGTAACTAGCGGAGACGAGAAATTTTCTATCGCTAATAAAGCCAAAATTTTCTTCCGTCCTTATATGGATCCGTGCGAGATGCCTGATACTACGTATCCTTTCTGGCTATGTACTGGCCGCGTCTTGGAGCACTGGCACACCGGCACTATGACTATGCGCGTTCCTGAGCTTTACCGCGCCGTACCTGAAGCTCTTTGCTACATGCACGAGGGCGATGCGCAGAAGCTAAATTTACAGCATAACGACGTAGTTTGGGTTGAGTCTCGCCGCGGTAAGGTAAAAGCAAGAATCGATCTGCGCGGACGAAATAAAACTCCTTCGGGCCTAGTGTACGTGCCGTTTTTCGATGAAAACGTATATATCAACAAAGTCTGCTTAGATGCGACTTGCCCGATCTCAAAAGAGACGGACTATAAAAAATGCGCGGTTAAAATTTACAAGGCTTAATAATGCAAAATAGAAGAGAGGCTTTAAAATTCGGGTTAAAGGCGATTAGTTTGGTTCTCGCGGGCGGTTTCATCTGGAGTACGCAAACGACGGCTAAGGCCCAAACTCTACTCATCAGACCGCCCGGCGCGCTAAAAGAGAAAAATTTCCTTAGCGAGTGCATACGATGCGGGCTGTGCGTAGAAGCCTGTCCTTGGGATACGCTTAGGCTTGCGGATTTAGACGACGGGTTGCCTTACGGCACTCCGTTTTTTACGCCGCGTAAAATTCCGTGCTATATGTGCCCGGATATCCCGTGCACGGTCGCCTGTCCGACGGGCGCGTTAGACGTAAAGTTAGTAAGCGAAGATAACGGCAAGCTAAATATAAATAAGTCTAAAATGGGCATCGCGGTGCTGGATCCGAATTTTTGCATCGCTTACGAAGGACTTCGCTGCGACGCTTGCTACCGCGCCTGTCCGCTCATAGATAAGGCTTTAAAACTTGAATACGTTCGCAACGAGCGAACGCAAAAGCATGCGTTTTTTAAACCAGTCGTAGATGCCGACTACTGCACCGGCTGCGGTATGTGCGAGCAAGTTTGCGTGACGCCTAAGGCTTCTATTTTCGTGCTTCCGCGCGAAATAGGGCTGGGATCTAGCAATGAGCAATATGTCGAAGGCTGGATCGAAGGGCAAGATAAAAAGCTAAAAGACGTAACGCCGAAAGATTTTAAAGGCGATGATAAAAAGCTAAACGACTATCTAAACGGCGGAGATTTGCTATGAAATATTTGATTTTAAGAAGAATAAGTCAAATTTTGATTTTGGCTCTATTTTTTGCGAGTAACTATTACGGAGTTAAAATTTTACAAGGCAATCTTAGCTCGTCTTTGCTATTTGGAGTCGTTCCGCTTAGCGATCCGTTTGCGGTTTTGCAGCTGTTTTTAGCGGGTTTTTCTATCGGCTCTACCGCCGTTTTAGGAGCGGGGATAATACTAGCTTTTTATGCTTTTATCGCTCCTAGAGCCTTTTGTAGCTGGATTTGCCCCGTAAATATCATAACCGAAACGGCTCGTTGGTTTAGGGTAAAGCTAGGTTACGACAAAGATAAAAAATTCGTAAATTTTACGAGAGACGCGAGATATTATATCCTCGCGTTTACGCTTTTTTTATCATTAGTTACGGGCGCGCCGGCATTTGAGGGCGTTAGTTACATAGGTATCGTGCAGCGCGGCATCATCTACGGCGGTACGCTTTGGCTATTCGTTGCGTTTGGGTTGTTTGCGATAGACGCATTTTTGGGCGATAGACTCGTTTGTTCAAAGCTCTGCCCTCTGGGTGCTTTTTATGCGGTCGTCGGCAAATTTTCGCTTTTACGCATAGAGCATAACGCGGGCAATTGCACTAACTGCATGAAATGTAAGCTTATTTGTCCCGAAAATCAAGTGCTGGGCATTATTGGTAAGCAAAGCGGATTTATAAAATCTAGCGAGTGCATTAGCTGCGGACGCTGTATCGACGTTTGCGGCGACGATGCTTTAAAATTTAACATTAGAAATTTAAAGGAGAAAAATCAATGAAGGCGAGAATTTTGGCGGGATTGGCATGCGCCGTCCTCATATTTTCGGGCTGTGCCGAAGCTAAAGAAGAGCAAAAATCATCTAGCTCCGCGCAAACTCAAAAAACGGAGCAGATAAAAACTAACTCCGATAAAAAAGAAAAAGTAAAGCTAAAAGACGGTAAAGACGCCAAAGACTTAAATATCTTGCGCGCCGCTAACGACGTTACCGACGAAGACGATATAAAACTAGCCGATATCAACTGGACCAAACCGGCCGCTGGCGAATCAAAAAGATACGACCGCTCTTTTGAAAACGCTCCTCCGCTAATCCCTCATGATTTAGAAGGACTCATCCCTATCACGGCGGATAATAATATGTGCGTTAGCTGCCATATGCCAGAAGTCGCAAAAGACGTCGGCGCAACTCCGATCCCTAAATCGCACCTTTATAGCATAAGGAACAAAAAGGATCTTGAGGGTAAGCTTAGCGACGACCGCTTTAACTGCACTACGTGCCACGTACCGCAGGCTAACGTGGAGGCTAAATTTAAAAATAACTTTAAGCCTGAGTATCGCGACGCAAACTCGACAAGTCGCTCAAACCTCCTTGACGTGCTAAACGAAGGCGTCAGATAATGACGGCGGACGCTTCGAGGCGTAAAATTTTTTCTAAAATTTTGGGCGGTAAATCCGCTCAAAATTTCATCGCGCCGCCTTATTTTTGCGGCGAATTTGACTGTGCTGGCTGCGACGCGCCTTGCGTTAGCGCCTGCGAAAAAGAGCTTTTGAGCTTTGAAAACGAGAGAGTAAATTTTAAATTTAAATCCTTTGGCTGCGATTTTTGCGAAAAATGCGCGCTAGCTTGCGAGGATGCGGGACGAGAGGTTTTAAATTTAAAATTTTCTTCTAAAATCCAAGCCAAATTTTCCATCGACGTAAATGCCTGCCTTGCTTGGAACGGCACGATTTGTTGTAGCTGCCAAGATATTTGTAAATTTAGGGCGATTGATTTTTTCGGAGTTTTTCGTCCGAGTATAAATCAAAAATGCGTCGGCTGCGCGCAGTGTATGGAGGTTTGCTTCGTGAATTCTATCAAAATGGAGGCATTATGAAAAAAGTTATTTTATTTTTTACGGCTTTTTTTTGTTTAAATTTTACGAATTTATCGGCTACGTCGCTTGAAATTTCGCAGCCAGATAAATCGATAAAAGCGGGCGCAAACGTTATAAGCTCGAATTTGATAGATGAAATTTTATATCTAGGCACGGACGGCGGCGAGCTTGATATCTACGATATAAAAGCGGGCGAATTTTTAGAACCGATTAAATTTCGCACGGTAAAAACGCATTTTAGCGACGCGGAACCGGCTAAAATTTTTAGCATCGACCGCCTTGGCGACGCGCTTTTGGTTTTAGCCGAGATGGATTATAGCGAGCGGTATTTATACGTTTTTAAAAAAGAAGGCGCCGGCTGGAGCGAGGCTAGCAATATGCGTTTAGAAAATAAATCCGCCAAAAAAGCCTTTTTTATCGACGCGAAAACCGCCGTCGTATCGGATTTTGGCAATGAAATTTATCTCATCGACCTAGATAGCAAAAAAGCCGTCTTTAAACATAAATTTTCAATCGCTCTCTACGTGGATTTTGAAATAAACGAAACCCGCGATAAAATCGCCATCGGAGCCGAAAGCGGCGTGATTTATATCTATAATCTAAAAACGCGCCAGACGGAGCAGACGCTAAATTTCTTTAAAGACAATATGTACGACATCGACTATAAAAACGGCGTCGTTTCGGTCGGAAGTATCGACAAGCAAGCTGGCGTTTATAACGGCGAGACGAGTTATTTTAAGGCGGATTTTATCGTTTATGCGACCGCGCTTAGCCCTAGCGGCAAAAGCCTAGCGTTTATGAACGGCGAGCAAAGCGACGTGTCAGTTTACGACGTAGCAAGCAAGAAAAAACTCGCTACCGTAAAGACGGGACAGCAAATTTTAAACGGACTTTATCTCTCAGACGGAGGCAGGCTAATTAGCGTCGCATACGAAAAAGAAGTTAAATTTTGGAGCGTAAAATGAATATATCAAGTCTGGTCGTCTATAAAAAAGAGGGCGCAAGCGAGCAGGAAATAATCTCGCAAATAGAGCAAGTAAAGGGCTGCGAGGTCGTTGCCGCGCAGGAAGGCAAGATCGTGGTTGTGATGAGCGTGGAAAATTTAGACGAGGAGATAAACCGCTTTAAGACGCTTGAAAGACTTGATGGCGTTAGCAGTGCGGCGATGATTTATAGCTACCAAGAAGACCTCGCCGCCGATATAGAAAGCGTCAAAAAAAGCGGCAAGATAAGCGATATACTGCTCGATGAAAACATCGACGCGAAGGATATCGTATACAATGGTCACGTCGGCGATAGGGTAAAATAAATTTGCCCCTTAACTTTATTCTAATTTTGACGATATATAATGCATAATAAAATTTAAAGGACAACGTATGCAAACTGGTATAAACGCTCTACGCCAAAACCCATATACGCCGCAAGCTCAAGATAGCAAGGAAGCGGTAAATTCGGATCAAAAAAAGATACGGGAAGCTTACGCAAATATTGACGCAAAGCAGCTAACAAATAGCTATTTGGCTAATTTTCAAGATATCGCGGGCTTAAATTCGAACTCGAATCTTTTATCTCAAGTTTGGACTTTTAGCGGCTCGGCAAATTTTAGCGATGTATCCGGCTCTCAAAGCAAAAGCGCAAATTCTCTCGAAGATATCTTATCGGCCGTTGATTTTAAGACGATAGGCTACGAGGGCAAACCTATATGGCAACTAAGCCAGAGCGAAGCTAGCGATTTAGTTAGCGAGAATGGATTTTTCGGTATCGCAAATACTGCGGATAGGATTTCAAATTTTATTATCAATGCCGCAGGAGACGATCTGGAAAAATTGCAAGCGGGAAAAGAAGGCATGCAAAGAGGCTTTAAAGAGGCAGAAAAAATTTGGGGCGGCAAGCTGCCTGAAATTTCGCAAAAAACTATAGAAAAGGCCACGCAAAGTATAGATAAAAGAATAGCCGAACTCGGCGGGAACGTCCTTAGTGTTCAAGCTTAAATTTATAACCCTAACGGCAATTTCGCTCGCGATAAGCGGCTGTTCGTGGTCGTCCGGTAATGCGCCCGCTCCAAAAAAAATAAATCAAAAACCGCCCGTTCAAAAGCCGGCTTTAAACGGTTCTTTGCGCGGCGTAATACTAGACGTAGCCTATCAAGACGGTAAATATTGCTACTATATCAGCTCTATCGGCGCCTCAAACGGCAAACTGCCAAGCGGTAAATATTGCGGTGGCAGGTTGTATTTCTCAGCCGGCGATACGGTTTACGTCAGAGTATCAAATAACTATATCGCCGATATGATACTCATAAAAAATGGCGATAGTCGCAAAAGCGCGGTACGTAAATCTAAGCAAAAAGTAGCCACAAAAAACACGCAAAAGCAAGAACCGACTAAAAAAATTGTAATCGATGTCCCTAAAAGCGAAAATATCAGCTTTGATTAGCCGTTGATTTACCGAAATATTTTATAATTCTGGCAAGCAATCAAAGTTAGAACTCCTTTTAGAAAGGGGATGTGTATCCCCTTTTTTATTTTTAAAATCCTTTTTTCATTTATCGTTTTTAAGTTTTATCCTTAATTTATATACGTTGATAATATCTAGTATCAATAATATCGTACTAAATGCCCTATTTTTGCCTAAATTTACTCTAGGCATATAAAATTTTATTATTAAGCTTGTAACGCTAGGTTTTGTGCTAAAATTACGCTAATCAACTTTTATGAAGGAGATCTTATGAAACTCGCTAAAATTTCTTTAGCTGCTTTGGTTGCGCTAGGCGCTTTTTCTACTTTAAATGCTACTCCGCTTGAGGAAGCTATTAAAAACGTAGATTTTTCAGGATTTGCAAGATACAGATATACTAGCGATAAGGTAAAGCTTAACGATGCTAAAACAACTAACGCTAATCATAGATTTAGATTTGTAGGTACTTTTAAAGCTGCTCTTGACGATAATTTCTTCGGCGTACTCGGCCTAAGATACGATTCAAAGGATGGTTCTGGATTTAACACCGACACCACTGATACTCAAAGCGCTCTAGCAGTTAGAGAATTTTACCTTGGCTATACTGTAGGCAACACTACCATTACGGCCGGTAAACAGTTTGTGGGAACATATTTTGATGATGACTTAGCCGGTACGGGCCTAAGAGTAGTTAATACTGATATATCGGGTCTTACTCTAGTAGGCATTGCGTTTGACGCGCTTGAGACCAGCGGTATCCGAGATTACGACGGTAAGTTATTGCCAAGCCTAAACGCGGGCGGTAAAACTAATAGCCTTAACCTTTATGGCTTAGGAGCTATGGGAAGTTATGATATCGTAAATTTCAAAGCTTGGTGGGCATATCTTGAAGATACTGCAAATCTTTTTGCGGCTGATGCTGCCTTGAAGTTAGATTTTGATGCTGTAAAAGTAGGCGTTCAAGGTCAATATGTTCACAATGAATCTGACGATAACGACTTTGGCGATGCAAATTTCTTTGCTACTAAGGGCGACGTAGGATTTTTTGGAGTCGGTTTAAATGCGGGTTATATCTACTTTAAAGCCGACGATAATAAAAAATCGTTTGTAACTATCGAAGATAACGGTAAGCTAATCAACCCTGCTAAGATTATAAACTCTGTGATGACAAGTAGCGCTCAGTACTACAACAATATCAAAGACAAGAATGATTATTGGTTTATCGGAGCTTCGTATAAATTTGACAAATTCGGCGTTTTTGCTAACTATATAGACGGTAAAGGATATAGCTGGCAATACGCAAAAAGAGTTGATAGAGATGAGTGGAACGTCGGCGGTAACTACTCTTACAGCAAAAAACTTAACTTCTCTACATTCTATGCGGCAGCCAAAGAGAAAAACGGAGACTTTAGACACAAACAAGATCGTATAAGATTTGAAGCAAAATATAGCTTCTAATAAAAACCGATCTCTTTTATGCTATAATACCAAGCAAAATTCCATTTGCTTGGGATTTTTAAATTTATCCACAAAGGTTTTTTATGAAATTTACTAAATTTTCGCTTTTGGCATGTCTTTGCATTTTTTCTTTTGCAGCCGATGAGCCTAGTTATATATTTGAGGCAAAGGGCGAATTTGCAAAAGAGTTAAAAAGTTTGGTAGAAAAATATTCTAAAGACGAAAACATAAGTATAAACGTTTATGAAAAAGCTCCCGAAATGGATAGCGGAGGCAAATTTTTAAATATCGGCGTAGATAGCAAAAGAAGATATAGCATAGAAAAAGGTCGAGAACTATACGCTAAAAACTGTGCTTCTTGTCATGGTGAAGATGGCAGCAAAAGAGCTTACGGCTCATCAGAAAAGCTAACTAATATAAGCGCTGAGGCTATCGAAGCTGCTTTTTCAGGCTATCTAAACGACTCTGAATACGGTGGAAATATGAGAAATTTAATGAAAACCGTAGCAGCAAAAACGACCTATAATGATTTAGGTGCTATAATAGCTTTTTTAAAGGGTAAGGATGCGCTGCTAACTAGTGACTCATCTACTGAAAATTCTGATGTTTCAACTACTCCAACCCAGGGAAGCTACCTAAAATAATTAATTTTGCCGAGTCTTATAAACTCGGCTATCTCCAGATTTTTCTTAATTTATGTCAGTTTCTATATTATATCTCGGTAAATGTTCGGTAATTTTTAACGAGAATCTTTAGATTTTTAAGCTTACTAAAGGTTATTTTATGCTAATATTCCAAAATATTTAATTTTATTTGAGGAGAATATAAATGAAGATTGCTAAAATTTCATTGGCAACTTTGGTTGCACTAGGTGCTTTTTCAACCGTAGCGAGTGCTACGCCTCTTGAGGAAGCTATTAAAAACGTAGACCTTTCAGGATATGCTAGATATAGATATAACAATGTAGCAGTCAAAAACGCTAACGGCGTAAAAGATAATACGACTGCACATCATCAGTTTAAGTCAGAATTTTCTTTTAAAGCTGCGCTTGATGATAATTTCTTCGGTGTTTTAACACTTAGATATAATTCATCTGATAGTTCTGCTTTCGGCGCTGACAACAGAACTGACAACACTGATACTACAAGCCCATTTAATGTTAAAGAATTTTACTTAGGATATAAAGTAGGTGCTACTACTATAACTGCAGGTAAACAAACTATAGGTTCATTCTTTACCGATGATGCTGTAGGCACCGGCGTAAGAGTAGAAAATCAAGATATTACCGGCTTGACTCTAACCGCATTTGCATTTGATGCTCTAGAGAACAATAATGAGAGCGACGGTGCTATTTACACTAATGCTCCTGGTATTTTCAATAATAACCTATATGCGGTAGCTGCTATAGGTTCTTATGATCCGGTAAGCTTCCAACTATGGTATGCATCTTTGGTTGATTCGGTTAATCTTATTATAGGCGACGTAAACTTTAGCCTTGATATTACCGATAGCGTTAATGTCGGAGCAAGAGCTCAATATGCTCACGCGGACATAGACAATGATGTAGGCGCAAATTTTAAAGATACCGATTTTTATGCTACTGAGCTTGGTACTAAACTATTTGGTGCTGACGTAGCTGCCGGTTATATTGGATATAAAGTTCATGATAAAGCTAACGGTTTTGTAAGTCTAGAGGATCAAGGTTCATTTATAGAGGTTGGTGAGATAAAATCAGCTCTAGATTATACTGCTCTTCAAGGTAGAGGTAACTTCTGGTTCTTAAAAGGCGGATATACTTTTGCTGATAAATTTAGACTAGGCGGCGAGTACTCTAATGGTAAAGTTAGAGATGCTGCAAACGTAAAAGAGAAGTATCAAGAGTATGTAGCTAGACTATCTTATGATTACAGCGCTAAGCTTCAGTTCTCAAGCTTCTACGCTTATGAAATCAATAAACACCAAGATAGCTCGAAAGATAAGACTAAATTCTTAAGATTCCAAGCTAAATACTCATTCTAATTTAAAACCTCGGGCTTAGTCCCGAGGTTTATTTTTACTATTTTAATTTTCTTACCGATAGTTATATAAATTACTTAATTTTTCTATTTATCTTCAGTATCGCCAGTTTTACTCTATCTTATCTGTATTTATAGTTATATAAAGTCGACAAAATCATTGCTAACTTAAAAACAAGTGCATCAGATCAAACTACCGATTGGATTAAAGGGCTCAAGATAGTCCAAATCAACCTTTTTAAAGGGTATATTGACGGCTAGTGCTGTGAATTTATTTTGCTGTCGGTGAAGCAACATCTGGACTTTAAAACATATCGTTATGCTGATAAAGGGCCTTTACCCTTGTAAGGAGAGGAAGTGAATTTAAGAAGTAGGTTTAGAATAAGTTGTAAAGCCCTCTATTATTTTTTTATAAAAGTATTCCATTCTATGTCACCCAAATTTTAGCCAATTATGACAGATGTGAAAATATTTGTAGTTACACCCCAAAAGCCAGAAAGACGGAATTTAAAGCGCCTTTATAAAAAATAAAATTTCTAAAATGTCTTATTTAGCTAAATTTAGAGGTAGCTTCATGTAAAATTTTTATGTAAAGAATGTCTAAATATACATTTTGCAACATAGCCGCCATAGTAAGTCAAGTATACGTATTTATTAGCAAGGCCCTAAGCAGCTTTTTTAAAAGAAAATGCCACTACTCATACAATAAGGTATTATCCGAGCTAAGTCAAAACCTTAGTATTTGTCTATTGATGCAACGATCTGCGTTATTTTGCAGCAGTTCATATTAGATACCCTGTCCATTTCATGGGAATTTTATTCTATAAGCCATTATATCTATTTTAGCGGTTGAAAAATCCTCGTCGCTAATTAAATCTAAAACGGTAGCAGCATCGTTAATGGACGACGCATTAAAGCCCTGGTAGTAAAATTATTAACATAAAGTCTAGCGCTTATAAATCCGCTAGAAACGCGAGTGTTTAAATTTACCGCACTACGGCCAGTTGTGATTTAGGTTAATCTTAGCTTGGGCTATCCCGTAAAACTTTAGATATCGTTTTGTGCATTTTAATGCTTAATAGCCTGCCTACGCAGCAAAATTTCGTTAGATTTGATTTTGCAATTTGGACTTAAATCATTTGCCTAAATTTACTCGTTTTCTAAAGTTACGAAAAATAAGCTATCAGCGAAAATCATAAAAATTTACTATCGTAGCGGTAAAATATCCAAATTTAGCTTCTTTGTCTTTATGGCTGCAGCAAAAGGTATCGACGGCGCGAGAGCCGTTACACAAATAAAATTTGAGCCGTGCGTCTCCTGCTTTACTACCGCTAGTATGCATATCGCTGATAAAATCGGTTGAAGGCATAAAGCATGTCGGCGCAAATTTAAGGGCGGATAAAAATCGTTACGGTATAAAGATAAATAAATCAATAAACTACTCTAGCAAACTCCATATTTCTTAATACGATAATGACGCGTTTTTTATGAGCAAATTTAGCGCCTCGCTCCAAGTCTAAATTTAACCTGCTTAAAATATAGGGTTTGCTAAATTTAAATCAAGGCGCGAATACATTTATGAGATAAAAAGACGTAAAGAGGGAGTAAAACTGCAAGTAGAGCGGGGGGCTTTCGCCCCGAAAATTATGCCAAAGTAGCTTTTAGCATCCAGATAGCTTTTTCGTATTTGGCGATTTGATCTTGCGCCATAGTTACGGTCGTGCTGTCTTTTGCTTCCTCAGCGACTTCTTCTAGCTTTTTAAATTCGCCTAGCAAGTGCTCGTACTCGGCCAAAACGCCTTTTAAAACCTCGGTTGGGGTGTAGCTATCCTTGTTGTCTGTTTTTGGATGAGCTAGCTTGTTTAGCTCTTCTGTTTTAGTGATAGCTCTACCGCCTAGCTGTATAGCGCGCTCAGCGACATCGTCGAATATCTCCGCCATATCTTCATAAGCTTTTTCGGTGTATTCGTGAACGCTAAAGAACTGAATGCCTTTTACATACCAGTGATAGTCGTGAAATTTAACGAATAACGCATGAGCATCGGCCTGAATCTGATTTAATTGAGTAACAACTTTTGACATTTTGTCTCCTTTGATGTGATTTATGAGTGAAATTATAGCATAAAAACCTTAAAGAAAAATATATTATCTAATAAAAATTATTATCTGATATTTTTTGAGATTA contains these protein-coding regions:
- the napA gene encoding nitrate reductase catalytic subunit NapA, producing the protein MDRRDFIKSAAATAACASAGIALPSSMAAAQNTAEKGWRWDKAACRFCGTGCGVMIATKEGKIVAVKGDPEAPVNRGLNCIKGYFNAKIMYGSDRITQPLLRVNEKGEFDKKGKFKPISWEKAFDIMAEKYKETMKKNGVHSACVFGSGQYTILEGYAAVKLWKAGIRSNSIDPNARHCMASAVTGFMQTFGIDEPAGCYDDIELTDTIVAWGANMAEMHPILWARVSDKKLSDPERVKVINLSTYSTRTSNIADSEIIFAPSSDVAIWNYIAHEIVYNHPEAIDWDYVNSHCVFATGPADIGYGLRNNPNHPNYSNEKDVVETELHKKLSKNEGVTLGYLGYKEGDVMENKNTVTAGKHWQITFEEFKEALKPYTLDFSAPLIKGDPNEDLEEFKKKLKQLADWYIEKGRKVVSFWTMGFNQHQRGTWVNEQAYMVHMLLGKHAKPGEGAFSLTGQPSACGTAREVGTFVHRLPADMVVDNAEHREISEKIWKLPKNTLNPKVASHYVKMMRDMEDGKMKWAWVQVNNPWQNTANANHWIKAAREMDNFIIVSDPYPGISAKVADLILPTAMIYEKWGAYGNAERRTQHWRQQVLPVGEAMSDTWQMLEFAKRFKLKEVWGEQKVDDKLTLPSVLDEAKAMGYSEEDTLFDVLFANEEAKSYPAKDAIMEDFDNSEVFGDSRKVVGSDGKVFEGYGFFVQKYLWEDYRKFGSGHGHDLADFDTYHKVRGLRWPVVDGKETQWRFNAKYDPYAKKFAEDGKQFAFYGNKKAKLQKGDLTKVTSGDEKFSIANKAKIFFRPYMDPCEMPDTTYPFWLCTGRVLEHWHTGTMTMRVPELYRAVPEALCYMHEGDAQKLNLQHNDVVWVESRRGKVKARIDLRGRNKTPSGLVYVPFFDENVYINKVCLDATCPISKETDYKKCAVKIYKA
- the napG gene encoding ferredoxin-type protein NapG, with translation MQNRREALKFGLKAISLVLAGGFIWSTQTTAKAQTLLIRPPGALKEKNFLSECIRCGLCVEACPWDTLRLADLDDGLPYGTPFFTPRKIPCYMCPDIPCTVACPTGALDVKLVSEDNGKLNINKSKMGIAVLDPNFCIAYEGLRCDACYRACPLIDKALKLEYVRNERTQKHAFFKPVVDADYCTGCGMCEQVCVTPKASIFVLPREIGLGSSNEQYVEGWIEGQDKKLKDVTPKDFKGDDKKLNDYLNGGDLL
- the napH gene encoding quinol dehydrogenase ferredoxin subunit NapH, translated to MKYLILRRISQILILALFFASNYYGVKILQGNLSSSLLFGVVPLSDPFAVLQLFLAGFSIGSTAVLGAGIILAFYAFIAPRAFCSWICPVNIITETARWFRVKLGYDKDKKFVNFTRDARYYILAFTLFLSLVTGAPAFEGVSYIGIVQRGIIYGGTLWLFVAFGLFAIDAFLGDRLVCSKLCPLGAFYAVVGKFSLLRIEHNAGNCTNCMKCKLICPENQVLGIIGKQSGFIKSSECISCGRCIDVCGDDALKFNIRNLKEKNQ
- a CDS encoding nitrate reductase cytochrome c-type subunit, translating into MKARILAGLACAVLIFSGCAEAKEEQKSSSSAQTQKTEQIKTNSDKKEKVKLKDGKDAKDLNILRAANDVTDEDDIKLADINWTKPAAGESKRYDRSFENAPPLIPHDLEGLIPITADNNMCVSCHMPEVAKDVGATPIPKSHLYSIRNKKDLEGKLSDDRFNCTTCHVPQANVEAKFKNNFKPEYRDANSTSRSNLLDVLNEGVR
- a CDS encoding 4Fe-4S ferredoxin; amino-acid sequence: MTADASRRKIFSKILGGKSAQNFIAPPYFCGEFDCAGCDAPCVSACEKELLSFENERVNFKFKSFGCDFCEKCALACEDAGREVLNLKFSSKIQAKFSIDVNACLAWNGTICCSCQDICKFRAIDFFGVFRPSINQKCVGCAQCMEVCFVNSIKMEAL
- a CDS encoding chaperone NapD, encoding MNISSLVVYKKEGASEQEIISQIEQVKGCEVVAAQEGKIVVVMSVENLDEEINRFKTLERLDGVSSAAMIYSYQEDLAADIESVKKSGKISDILLDENIDAKDIVYNGHVGDRVK
- a CDS encoding hydrogenase-4 component G, with amino-acid sequence MQTGINALRQNPYTPQAQDSKEAVNSDQKKIREAYANIDAKQLTNSYLANFQDIAGLNSNSNLLSQVWTFSGSANFSDVSGSQSKSANSLEDILSAVDFKTIGYEGKPIWQLSQSEASDLVSENGFFGIANTADRISNFIINAAGDDLEKLQAGKEGMQRGFKEAEKIWGGKLPEISQKTIEKATQSIDKRIAELGGNVLSVQA
- a CDS encoding major outer membrane protein, which codes for MKLAKISLAALVALGAFSTLNATPLEEAIKNVDFSGFARYRYTSDKVKLNDAKTTNANHRFRFVGTFKAALDDNFFGVLGLRYDSKDGSGFNTDTTDTQSALAVREFYLGYTVGNTTITAGKQFVGTYFDDDLAGTGLRVVNTDISGLTLVGIAFDALETSGIRDYDGKLLPSLNAGGKTNSLNLYGLGAMGSYDIVNFKAWWAYLEDTANLFAADAALKLDFDAVKVGVQGQYVHNESDDNDFGDANFFATKGDVGFFGVGLNAGYIYFKADDNKKSFVTIEDNGKLINPAKIINSVMTSSAQYYNNIKDKNDYWFIGASYKFDKFGVFANYIDGKGYSWQYAKRVDRDEWNVGGNYSYSKKLNFSTFYAAAKEKNGDFRHKQDRIRFEAKYSF
- a CDS encoding cytochrome c, which translates into the protein MKFTKFSLLACLCIFSFAADEPSYIFEAKGEFAKELKSLVEKYSKDENISINVYEKAPEMDSGGKFLNIGVDSKRRYSIEKGRELYAKNCASCHGEDGSKRAYGSSEKLTNISAEAIEAAFSGYLNDSEYGGNMRNLMKTVAAKTTYNDLGAIIAFLKGKDALLTSDSSTENSDVSTTPTQGSYLK